The following are encoded together in the Buchnera aphidicola (Acyrthosiphon lactucae) genome:
- the rpmA gene encoding 50S ribosomal protein L27 has translation MAHKKAGGSTRNGRDSNAQRLGVKCFGGQLISAGSIIVKQRGTKFHPGKNVGCGKDHTIFATIKGKVEFKKKGLKQRTYVNIIN, from the coding sequence ATGGCACATAAAAAAGCTGGTGGTTCTACTAGAAATGGACGAGATTCTAATGCTCAAAGACTAGGTGTTAAGTGTTTTGGAGGACAATTAATTTCAGCAGGCAGTATCATTGTTAAACAACGTGGAACAAAATTTCATCCAGGTAAAAATGTAGGCTGTGGAAAAGATCATACAATTTTTGCTACTATAAAAGGAAAGGTAGAATTTAAAAAAAAAGGATTAAAACAAAGAACATATGTAAATATCATTAATTAA
- the cgtA gene encoding Obg family GTPase CgtA, which produces MKFIDETIIQVIAGNGGNGCVHFRREKYIPKGGPDGGDGGDGGDVWLEADSNLNTLIDLRFKKKFQAQNGQNGSSKKCSGKKGNDIKIQVPIGTKVINYQTRETIGDLIRHKQKILIAKGGWHGLGNTRFKSSTNRSPRQSTLGTIGEKRDIQLELLLIADVGTLGMPNVGKSTLVRSISGAKTKTANYPFTTLNPVLGSVNIKNNKKFIIADIPGIIKGASHGSGLGIRFLKHLERCKLLLHIIDLVPQNNSHPVHNIGIVLNELKKYSIELYNKPRWLVFNKTDLLSSENLQKIIKEIKYQFKLNEKYYFISSIKKTGIKKLCFDISQYLKK; this is translated from the coding sequence ATGAAATTTATTGATGAAACTATAATACAAGTTATTGCTGGTAATGGTGGAAATGGCTGTGTGCATTTTAGAAGAGAAAAATATATTCCTAAAGGAGGTCCAGATGGTGGAGATGGGGGAGATGGTGGAGATGTTTGGTTAGAAGCTGATAGTAATTTAAATACTTTAATAGATCTTAGATTTAAAAAAAAATTTCAGGCTCAAAATGGACAAAATGGATCGAGTAAAAAATGTTCTGGAAAAAAAGGAAATGATATTAAAATACAGGTACCTATAGGAACAAAAGTAATAAACTATCAAACACGCGAAACAATAGGTGATTTGATTCGACATAAACAAAAAATACTAATTGCTAAGGGAGGTTGGCATGGATTAGGAAATACTAGATTTAAATCTTCCACAAATAGAAGTCCTAGACAAAGTACGTTAGGTACAATAGGAGAAAAAAGAGATATACAATTAGAGTTACTTTTAATTGCTGATGTTGGAACACTAGGAATGCCTAATGTTGGAAAGTCTACTTTAGTTAGAAGTATATCTGGAGCTAAAACAAAAACAGCAAATTATCCATTTACTACATTAAATCCAGTCTTAGGGAGTGTCAATATTAAAAATAATAAAAAATTTATTATAGCTGATATTCCAGGTATAATTAAAGGAGCATCTCATGGTTCTGGATTAGGAATTCGTTTTCTAAAACATTTAGAAAGATGCAAACTATTACTTCATATTATTGATTTAGTTCCTCAAAATAATTCTCATCCTGTTCATAATATAGGTATTGTGTTAAATGAATTAAAAAAATATAGCATAGAACTATATAATAAACCAAGATGGTTAGTCTTTAATAAAACAGATTTATTAAGTTCAGAAAACTTGCAAAAAATAATTAAAGAGATTAAATACCAATTTAAACTAAATGAAAAATACTACTTTATTTCTTCCATAAAAAAAACTGGTATAAAAAAATTATGTTTTGATATAAGTCAATATTTAAAAAAATAA
- the rpsI gene encoding 30S ribosomal protein S9, with amino-acid sequence MIQTQNYGTGRRKSSSARVFLRSGKGEITINKRSLNEYFGRETSCMIVRQPLELVDMVDKFNIYITVKGGGISGQAGAIRQGITRALIKYNQSLRFELRKSGFVTRDSRQVERKKVGFRKSRKRPQFSKR; translated from the coding sequence ATGATTCAAACTCAAAATTATGGTACTGGTCGTCGTAAAAGTTCTTCTGCTAGAGTATTTCTTAGATCTGGAAAAGGAGAGATTACGATAAATAAACGTTCTTTAAATGAGTATTTTGGTCGTGAAACTTCTTGTATGATTGTTCGTCAACCATTAGAATTAGTTGATATGGTAGATAAATTTAATATTTATATCACGGTAAAAGGTGGAGGTATTTCTGGTCAAGCAGGTGCAATTCGTCAAGGTATTACTCGTGCTTTAATCAAATATAATCAATCATTACGTTTTGAATTAAGAAAATCTGGATTTGTAACACGTGATTCACGTCAAGTTGAGCGTAAAAAAGTTGGATTTCGAAAATCTAGAAAACGTCCACAATTTTCTAAACGCTAA
- the rplM gene encoding 50S ribosomal protein L13, with product MKTFSVKLRNIKRNWYYVDATNKILGRLASVLSFYLRGKHKIEYTPHLDTGDYIIVINASKILVTGNKRIGKIYYHHTGYIGGIKQSRFEEMISHHPERVIEHAVKGMLPKGPLGRAMFKKLKVFSNETHKHMAQCPQLLNI from the coding sequence ATGAAAACTTTTTCAGTTAAATTGAGAAACATTAAAAGAAATTGGTATTATGTAGATGCAACTAATAAAATATTAGGTAGATTAGCAAGTGTATTATCGTTTTATTTAAGAGGAAAACATAAAATTGAATATACTCCTCATCTTGATACCGGTGATTATATCATTGTTATAAATGCTTCTAAAATATTAGTTACAGGAAATAAAAGAATTGGTAAAATTTATTATCATCATACAGGTTATATAGGTGGTATAAAACAATCTAGATTCGAAGAAATGATTTCTCATCATCCAGAAAGAGTAATAGAACATGCAGTAAAAGGTATGTTGCCAAAAGGTCCTTTAGGACGCGCTATGTTTAAAAAATTAAAAGTTTTTTCTAACGAAACACATAAACATATGGCACAATGTCCTCAATTATTGAATATTTGA
- a CDS encoding chorismate mutase: MPTKNSLLTFRDEINNIDKKIVKLLAERKTLVLKIAQCKIKNNQAIRDLEREKKMLQKLTCLGKKNHLKPEYITRLFQLIIEESVLTQKKLLQKFSNNNELIPIIFSFLGPKGSYSHIAACEYADRNFQKCITNECSTFEEVILSVENNKSDYAVLPIENTCSGSIHEVFNLLKNTNLFIIGEINIFINHCLLALKKIELNKIQRVYSHPQPFQQCSNFIKKFPKWKIKYTKSTADAMKKITKYNEINNAVLGSEIGSKIYGLKILHKNLANTKKNITRFILLNRNPIKISEKIPTKTSLIFGIGQESGALAKVLLILEEKKLIMKKLNSQTIYKNPSEEMFYIDIQVNLSSKLMQDALQKIKKITKFIKILGCYPSENIVPIVS, translated from the coding sequence ATGCCTACTAAAAATTCTTTACTAACCTTTCGTGATGAAATTAATAATATTGATAAAAAAATAGTAAAACTATTAGCAGAAAGGAAAACATTAGTATTAAAAATAGCTCAATGTAAAATAAAAAATAATCAAGCAATACGAGATCTAGAACGTGAAAAAAAAATGTTACAAAAATTAACTTGTTTAGGAAAAAAAAATCATCTAAAACCTGAATATATAACTCGATTATTCCAGTTAATAATTGAAGAATCTGTATTAACTCAAAAAAAGTTATTACAAAAATTTTCTAACAATAATGAATTAATTCCTATTATTTTTTCTTTTCTTGGTCCTAAGGGTTCTTACTCTCATATTGCTGCTTGTGAATATGCCGACCGAAATTTTCAAAAATGTATTACAAACGAGTGTTCAACATTTGAAGAAGTAATTCTCTCAGTTGAAAATAATAAATCAGATTATGCTGTTCTACCTATTGAAAATACCTGCTCTGGTTCTATTCATGAAGTTTTTAATCTTTTAAAGAATACTAATTTATTTATTATTGGAGAAATTAATATTTTTATAAATCATTGTTTACTTGCTCTGAAAAAAATTGAATTGAATAAAATTCAAAGAGTTTATAGTCATCCTCAACCATTTCAACAATGCAGTAATTTTATTAAAAAGTTTCCAAAATGGAAAATTAAATATACTAAAAGTACAGCAGATGCAATGAAAAAGATTACTAAATATAATGAAATAAATAATGCAGTATTAGGAAGTGAAATTGGAAGTAAAATTTACGGATTAAAAATTTTACATAAAAATTTAGCGAATACAAAAAAAAACATTACGAGATTTATTTTATTAAATAGAAATCCTATAAAAATTTCTGAAAAAATACCAACTAAAACATCATTAATATTTGGTATAGGACAAGAATCAGGAGCTCTTGCTAAAGTACTATTAATATTAGAAGAAAAAAAACTAATTATGAAAAAATTAAATTCTCAAACAATTTATAAAAATCCATCGGAAGAAATGTTTTATATTGATATTCAAGTGAATTTATCATCAAAATTAATGCAAGATGCTCTTCAAAAAATTAAAAAAATTACTAAATTTATAAAAATTCTAGGTTGTTATCCTAGCGAAAATATAGTTCCAATAGTATCGTAA
- the ffh gene encoding signal recognition particle protein — protein MFNNLTQRLSNSLKKIMNKGRLTEENIKDSIREVRKALLESDVTLPVIKKFIENVKEKSIGYQINKSLTPGQEFIKIVKNELIFSMGEKNNSLNLSIQPPAVILVVGLQGSGKTTSLAKLGKWIKDKHKKKILIVSTDIYRAAAIKQLQILSQQIEIDFFKSSDNQTPIEITAEAIKYAKLKLYDVLLIDTAGRLHVDKKMMSEIQEIQNLSKPIETLLIVDSMMGQDAMNMAKIFNNDLLISGIILTKTDGDSRSGIALSMRYITGKPIKFIGTGEKITSLEAFYPERIADRILGMNDIISLIEDIEEKVDQSQIQKLTKKLKKGQSFNLNDFLTQIKQMKKIGGLNYFIEKFSINHQLSNNISLLNTDKNTLNKIEAMICSMTPKERIKPIIIKGSRKRRIALGSGTTIQDVNKLLKNFDDIRRIMKKIKTNGITKVMRSIKNIIPKNF, from the coding sequence ATGTTTAATAACTTAACTCAACGTCTTTCAAATAGTTTAAAAAAAATTATGAATAAAGGAAGACTAACAGAAGAAAATATAAAAGACTCTATAAGAGAAGTTAGGAAAGCCTTATTAGAATCAGATGTAACATTGCCAGTAATAAAAAAATTTATAGAAAATGTTAAAGAAAAATCAATTGGTTATCAAATAAATAAAAGTTTAACTCCTGGACAAGAATTTATAAAAATAGTTAAAAATGAATTAATATTTTCTATGGGTGAAAAAAACAATTCTTTAAATTTATCCATTCAACCACCAGCAGTTATATTAGTAGTTGGTTTACAAGGATCAGGAAAAACTACTAGTTTAGCAAAATTAGGAAAATGGATTAAAGATAAACATAAAAAAAAGATATTAATTGTATCTACTGATATTTATCGAGCAGCTGCTATCAAACAACTTCAAATATTATCTCAGCAAATTGAAATAGATTTTTTTAAATCTAGTGATAACCAAACTCCAATAGAAATAACTGCAGAAGCAATAAAATATGCAAAATTAAAATTGTATGATGTTTTATTAATTGATACAGCAGGACGCTTGCATGTTGATAAAAAAATGATGAGTGAAATTCAAGAAATACAAAATTTATCAAAACCTATTGAAACACTATTAATAGTAGATTCAATGATGGGTCAAGATGCTATGAATATGGCAAAAATATTTAATAATGATTTATTGATCTCTGGTATAATATTAACTAAAACAGATGGTGATTCTAGAAGTGGTATTGCTTTATCTATGCGTTATATTACTGGAAAACCTATTAAATTTATAGGAACAGGAGAAAAAATAACATCATTAGAAGCATTTTATCCTGAAAGAATAGCTGATAGAATTCTTGGAATGAACGATATCATATCTCTTATTGAAGATATTGAAGAAAAAGTAGATCAGTCACAAATTCAAAAACTAACAAAAAAATTAAAAAAAGGTCAAAGTTTTAATTTAAATGACTTTTTAACACAAATTAAACAAATGAAAAAAATAGGCGGTTTAAATTATTTTATAGAAAAATTTTCTATCAATCATCAACTGTCTAATAATATATCTTTATTAAATACAGATAAAAATACTTTAAATAAAATAGAAGCAATGATATGTTCTATGACACCTAAAGAAAGAATAAAGCCCATAATTATAAAGGGTTCAAGAAAACGCAGAATAGCTTTAGGTTCTGGTACAACAATACAAGATGTAAATAAATTATTAAAAAATTTTGATGATATAAGGAGAATAATGAAAAAAATTAAAACTAATGGTATCACAAAAGTAATGCGTAGCATAAAAAATATAATACCTAAAAATTTTTAA
- the rpsP gene encoding 30S ribosomal protein S16, with amino-acid sequence MVKIRLARYGTKKRPFYKMVAADSRFSRNGRFIERLGYFNPIAKGKSETIKLDLERIKYWTNQGAQMSERTKKIIKLLNKKR; translated from the coding sequence ATGGTAAAAATTCGTTTAGCTAGATATGGAACAAAAAAACGTCCTTTTTATAAAATGGTAGCAGCTGATAGTCGCTTTTCTAGAAACGGTCGTTTCATTGAACGTTTAGGATATTTTAATCCTATTGCTAAAGGAAAATCTGAAACAATAAAATTAGATTTAGAACGTATTAAATACTGGACTAATCAAGGTGCTCAAATGTCAGAAAGAACTAAAAAAATAATAAAATTACTAAATAAAAAGAGGTAA
- the rimM gene encoding ribosome maturation factor RimM (Essential for efficient processing of 16S rRNA) has translation MINISINMPDQPLLIGKVGKSYGILGWTSISSFTEEPQKIFDYLPWFFFKEGQWTKIQIQNWKKHKNNFIVHIKGISDRSIIRNFTNADIMISKRTLPILKKNNYYWNDIINYKVFDINKNYLGIVIDLIRTKNNDILVVENKFNISKKNILIPFIENKIIKNVNTNNKFILVQWN, from the coding sequence ATTATAAATATTAGTATTAATATGCCAGATCAACCATTGTTAATAGGAAAGGTTGGAAAATCTTACGGAATATTAGGTTGGACAAGCATTTCTTCTTTTACAGAAGAACCACAAAAAATATTTGATTATCTTCCCTGGTTTTTTTTTAAAGAAGGACAATGGACAAAAATTCAGATTCAAAATTGGAAAAAACATAAAAATAATTTTATTGTTCATATAAAAGGTATTTCCGATCGTTCAATAATTAGAAATTTTACTAATGCAGACATAATGATTAGTAAACGTACATTACCTATATTAAAAAAAAATAATTACTACTGGAATGATATTATTAATTATAAAGTTTTTGATATAAATAAGAATTATTTAGGAATCGTAATTGATTTAATAAGAACAAAAAATAACGATATTCTTGTAGTAGAAAATAAATTTAATATATCTAAAAAGAATATATTAATTCCATTTATCGAGAATAAAATAATAAAAAATGTAAATACTAATAATAAATTCATACTAGTTCAATGGAACTAA
- the trmD gene encoding tRNA (guanosine(37)-N1)-methyltransferase TrmD: MKKKYNDTKMWFNIITIFPEMFRAITDYGIVGQAIKKEIININFFNPRNFSKNKYKSIDNRPYGGGPGMLMSVEPLYLAIKAAKSELKDASIIYLSPQGNELQQSNIEQLIKKKKIIFICGRYEGIDQRIIDYQVDEEWSIGNYILTGGELASMVMIDSISRLIPGVIKTKKSIEEDSFSNNLLDYPSYTRPKIIEKMSVPEVLLSGNHNKIRIWRLKQSLGKTWIKRPDLLKKKY, translated from the coding sequence ATGAAAAAAAAATATAATGATACTAAGATGTGGTTTAATATTATTACTATTTTTCCAGAAATGTTTCGTGCAATTACTGATTACGGTATCGTCGGACAGGCAATTAAAAAAGAAATTATTAATATTAATTTTTTTAATCCAAGAAATTTTAGTAAAAATAAATATAAATCTATAGATAATCGTCCTTATGGAGGAGGACCTGGAATGTTAATGAGTGTTGAACCATTGTATCTAGCTATTAAAGCAGCAAAATCTGAATTAAAAGATGCTTCTATTATTTATTTATCTCCTCAAGGAAACGAATTACAACAAAGTAATATAGAACAACTAATTAAGAAAAAAAAAATTATTTTTATATGTGGTCGATATGAAGGAATAGATCAAAGAATTATTGATTATCAAGTAGATGAAGAATGGTCGATCGGAAATTATATACTTACTGGAGGAGAATTAGCTTCTATGGTTATGATTGACTCTATCTCACGATTAATTCCAGGTGTTATTAAAACTAAAAAATCAATAGAAGAAGATTCTTTTTCTAATAATTTACTTGATTATCCTAGTTATACCCGACCTAAAATTATAGAAAAAATGTCAGTACCAGAAGTATTGTTGTCTGGAAATCATAATAAAATTCGTATTTGGCGTTTAAAGCAGTCGCTTGGAAAAACATGGATTAAAAGACCTGATCTTTTAAAAAAAAAATATTAA
- the rplS gene encoding 50S ribosomal protein L19, translated as MLSIIQKIEKKQIKKNIPIFRPGDTIEVKVWVIEGSKKRLQSFEGIVIAIRNRYLNSSFTVRKISNGEGIERVFQTHSHSINEIFIKRKGLVRKAKLYYLRNRTGKAARIKERLN; from the coding sequence ATGCTCAGTATAATTCAAAAAATAGAAAAAAAACAAATCAAAAAAAACATACCTATTTTTAGACCAGGAGATACTATAGAAGTCAAGGTATGGGTTATCGAAGGTTCTAAAAAACGTCTACAATCCTTTGAAGGAATAGTGATAGCAATAAGAAATCGTTATTTAAATTCTTCTTTTACTGTACGTAAAATATCTAATGGAGAGGGTATCGAAAGAGTTTTTCAAACACATTCTCATAGTATTAATGAAATTTTTATCAAAAGAAAAGGTTTAGTTAGAAAAGCAAAATTATATTATTTAAGAAATAGAACTGGTAAAGCTGCTCGTATTAAAGAAAGACTAAATTAA
- the tldD gene encoding metalloprotease TldD: MTFELVSESLLTANKINHQDIFVSLEDLCTSKIDYGDFYFQSHLHESWTLENGIIKEGNYHSDEGIGVRAITGESTGFAYADQISRDSLRISTQKARSIIFIKGSGKTKTLSRKKIQPFYSTTNPLNIFSYREKIDLLYRADHIARSLDHRVIEVNANLTGSYEQILIASTDGNLVSDIRPLVQFSISVLVEDRGKRERGRSGGGSRTDYNFFLNKDDFSREIRIDYWSKEAVRIALLNLSSKEAPSGTFPVVLGSGWPGVLLHEAVGHGLEGDFNRRGTSIFTNMIGKKVASELCTIIDDGTIKDQRGSLSIDDEGTPGQYNILIENGILKKYMQDKLNARLMGTESTGNGRRESYSYLPMPRMTNTYMLSGNSKIDDIIKSVHYGVYAVNFSGGQVDITSGKFVFSTAEAYLIKQGKIITPIKNTTLIGSGLEVMQQISMVGDDLKMDQGMGMCGKDGQNIPVGIGQPSMKLEKLTIGGTI; this comes from the coding sequence ATGACATTTGAATTAGTTAGTGAATCTTTATTAACTGCAAACAAAATAAACCATCAAGATATTTTTGTTTCTTTAGAAGATCTTTGCACATCAAAAATAGATTATGGAGATTTTTATTTTCAATCTCATCTTCATGAATCTTGGACGCTAGAAAATGGTATTATAAAAGAAGGAAATTATCATTCAGACGAAGGTATTGGTGTAAGAGCCATTACAGGTGAAAGTACAGGATTTGCATATGCAGATCAAATATCAAGAGATTCTTTAAGAATAAGTACTCAAAAAGCACGTAGTATTATTTTTATAAAAGGTTCAGGAAAAACAAAAACTTTATCAAGAAAAAAAATACAACCCTTTTATAGTACTACTAATCCGTTAAACATTTTCTCCTATAGAGAAAAAATCGATCTTCTCTACAGAGCAGATCATATAGCACGTAGTCTTGATCATCGGGTTATAGAAGTAAATGCAAATTTGACAGGATCATATGAACAAATTTTAATTGCTTCTACTGATGGCAATTTAGTTTCAGATATCAGACCATTAGTACAATTTTCAATTAGTGTTTTAGTTGAAGATCGCGGAAAAAGAGAACGTGGTCGCAGTGGAGGAGGAAGTCGTACTGACTATAACTTTTTTTTAAATAAAGATGATTTTTCAAGAGAAATTAGAATTGACTATTGGTCTAAAGAAGCTGTTCGTATAGCTCTATTGAATTTATCTTCAAAAGAAGCTCCTTCAGGAACATTTCCAGTAGTTTTAGGATCTGGATGGCCAGGCGTTTTATTACATGAAGCAGTAGGACATGGTTTAGAAGGTGACTTTAATAGAAGAGGAACTTCAATATTTACTAATATGATTGGTAAAAAAGTTGCATCAGAATTATGTACTATTATTGATGATGGTACAATTAAAGATCAACGTGGATCATTAAGTATTGATGATGAAGGTACTCCTGGTCAATATAATATTTTAATTGAAAATGGAATACTAAAAAAGTATATGCAAGATAAACTTAATGCCCGTTTAATGGGAACAGAATCTACTGGAAATGGACGTCGTGAATCTTATTCGTATTTACCTATGCCTCGTATGACTAATACTTATATGTTATCTGGAAATTCCAAAATAGATGATATAATTAAAAGTGTTCATTACGGAGTATATGCTGTAAATTTTTCCGGCGGTCAAGTTGATATTACGTCTGGAAAATTTGTTTTTTCTACCGCAGAAGCTTATTTAATTAAACAAGGTAAAATTATTACACCGATTAAAAATACAACTCTAATAGGATCAGGTTTAGAAGTTATGCAACAAATATCAATGGTTGGAGACGATTTAAAAATGGATCAGGGAATGGGTATGTGTGGAAAAGACGGTCAAAATATTCCAGTAGGAATAGGTCAGCCATCTATGAAATTAGAAAAATTAACTATAGGTGGAACTATTTAA
- the aroQ gene encoding type II 3-dehydroquinate dehydratase — MKKNINILLINGPNLNLLGTRETEIYGKVTLSDLLKNLEKKSKKLNISLHHIQSNAEHVLIDKIHSSRKNIDYIIINPAAFTHTSIAIRDALIAVNIPFIEVHISNIYSRENFRSHSWLSDISQGVICGLGLDGYYWALKTISNRMMSFKK, encoded by the coding sequence ATGAAAAAAAATATAAATATATTACTAATAAATGGACCTAATTTAAATCTTTTAGGAACACGAGAAACTGAAATTTATGGAAAAGTTACTTTGTCTGATTTATTAAAAAATTTAGAAAAAAAATCAAAAAAACTTAACATATCTTTACATCATATACAATCTAATGCAGAACATGTATTAATTGATAAAATTCATTCTTCAAGAAAAAATATTGATTATATAATTATTAATCCAGCAGCATTTACACATACTAGTATAGCTATTAGAGATGCATTAATTGCAGTTAACATTCCTTTTATTGAAGTTCATATTTCAAATATTTATTCTAGAGAAAATTTTCGCTCTCATTCATGGTTGTCTGATATTTCACAAGGTGTCATTTGTGGACTAGGTCTAGATGGTTATTATTGGGCATTAAAGACAATATCTAATAGAATGATGAGCTTTAAAAAATAA
- the fis gene encoding DNA-binding transcriptional regulator Fis codes for MLEKKINTEFLFLSTLNIQDKNKKKPLRELIKKSLKYYLLNLNGKHVNNLYELVLSELEQPLLDTIMQYTRGNQTRAALMMGINRSTLRKKLKKYNMN; via the coding sequence ATGCTAGAAAAAAAAATAAATACAGAATTTTTATTTTTATCCACTTTAAATATTCAAGATAAAAATAAAAAAAAACCTTTACGTGAATTAATTAAAAAATCTTTAAAATATTATTTATTAAATTTAAATGGTAAACATGTAAATAATTTATATGAATTAGTATTATCAGAATTAGAACAGCCGCTTTTAGATACAATAATGCAGTATACTAGAGGAAATCAAACACGTGCTGCTTTAATGATGGGAATAAATCGTAGTACATTACGAAAAAAATTAAAAAAATATAATATGAATTAA
- the rluD gene encoding 23S rRNA pseudouridine(1911/1915/1917) synthase RluD — protein MKKVELSSIASYYLFSGQRLDLVLSKLFKEYSRSYLKNLIIMNRVCVDKNIINQPDKKILGGEILTIYPFSKDVLFNVPEKIFLNIIYEDDHILVINKPAGLVVHPGPGNEKGTILNSLLYHYKNIKYIPRAGIVHRLDKDTSGLMVIAKTFFSYNCLLELLKKRKIIREYEGVVKGKMISGGTINKPIMRHRTKRTCMMVHKLGKKSVTHYKIINRFKSYTHIAIRLETGRTHQIRVHMLYIKYPLVGDPFYGGSQIQLNCRKDEDNNKIYKFSRQALHANRLSFHHPINKNLMSWTIPLPQDMQELISQIYNI, from the coding sequence TTGAAAAAAGTAGAATTAAGTAGTATTGCATCATATTATTTATTTTCAGGACAAAGATTGGATTTAGTTTTATCTAAATTATTTAAAGAATATTCTCGTTCTTACTTAAAAAATTTAATTATTATGAATAGAGTATGTGTTGATAAAAATATTATAAATCAACCCGATAAAAAAATATTAGGAGGTGAAATTCTTACAATTTACCCCTTTTCTAAAGATGTATTGTTTAACGTTCCTGAAAAAATTTTTTTAAATATAATTTATGAAGATGATCATATATTAGTGATTAATAAACCTGCTGGTTTAGTTGTTCATCCAGGTCCTGGAAATGAAAAAGGTACTATTTTAAATTCTTTATTATATCATTATAAAAATATCAAATATATACCCCGTGCAGGTATAGTTCATCGTTTAGATAAAGATACTAGTGGATTAATGGTAATCGCAAAAACTTTTTTTTCTTATAATTGTTTATTAGAATTATTAAAAAAAAGAAAAATTATTCGAGAATATGAAGGGGTTGTTAAAGGAAAAATGATCTCAGGTGGAACTATAAATAAGCCTATAATGCGTCATCGTACTAAAAGGACCTGTATGATGGTTCATAAATTAGGGAAAAAATCAGTGACACATTATAAAATAATTAATCGTTTTAAATCTTATACACATATAGCAATACGATTAGAAACAGGACGTACTCATCAAATTCGTGTTCACATGTTATATATTAAATATCCATTAGTTGGAGATCCTTTTTATGGTGGTTCACAAATTCAATTAAATTGTAGAAAAGATGAAGATAATAATAAAATATATAAATTTTCTCGTCAAGCATTACATGCTAACCGTCTTTCTTTTCATCATCCTATTAATAAAAATTTAATGTCTTGGACAATACCTCTTCCTCAAGATATGCAGGAACTTATTTCTCAAATATATAATATTTAA